The Methanofollis sp. UBA420 genome contains a region encoding:
- a CDS encoding nicotinamide-nucleotide adenylyltransferase: MTRAFYIGRFQPYHNGHHSVISRIAPLVDEIVIGVGSAQLSHEVENPFTAGERVMMIAAALEEIGIPFYAIPIEDLRRNALWVSHVYSMTPYFDVVYSNNPLVIRLFSEGGMKVQTLPMYMRDTLSGTEIRRRMAADEDWRSLVPESVADVIDQIHGVDRIKQIACSD, encoded by the coding sequence ATGACGCGTGCCTTCTACATCGGGCGGTTCCAGCCGTACCACAACGGCCACCACTCGGTGATATCGAGGATCGCCCCCCTGGTCGACGAGATCGTCATCGGCGTCGGGAGCGCCCAGCTCTCCCACGAGGTCGAGAACCCCTTCACCGCGGGCGAGAGGGTGATGATGATCGCGGCGGCCCTGGAGGAGATCGGCATCCCCTTCTATGCGATCCCGATCGAGGACCTCCGCAGGAACGCCCTCTGGGTCTCGCACGTCTACTCGATGACGCCGTACTTCGACGTCGTCTACTCGAACAACCCCCTGGTGATCAGGCTCTTCTCCGAGGGCGGCATGAAGGTGCAGACCCTGCCGATGTACATGCGCGACACCCTCTCGGGCACCGAGATCAGGCGGCGGATGGCGGCGGACGAGGACTGGCGCAGTCTCGTGCCGGAGAGTGTCGCCGACGTCATCGACCAGATCCACGGGGTCGACCGGATCAAGCAGATCGCCTGCTCGGACTGA
- a CDS encoding metallophosphoesterase: MAVLVFSDVHADAEALSRVLALREEPAFTRLFGRVDTVVNLGDLLGRGYAPIETLRLVERLAGDVTLVSLMGNHDHACIHGIPVSGSDARSETAHRRLNGSPHLDALSRLPVEAVLDATLFVHGGPLRLGDVLTEQPFWQRLSRVPGPSFAGYHYTSQMAFAELERRGLSHLCCGHQHVPLCCQKKDGRIVSVPLRPEPLPGLPVAGACIDLSVPTITRLGACTGENPECAVTDFRRFWYLRLE; encoded by the coding sequence GTGGCGGTTCTTGTCTTTTCCGATGTCCATGCCGATGCGGAAGCGCTCTCCCGCGTCCTCGCCCTGCGGGAGGAACCGGCATTCACGCGGCTCTTCGGCCGGGTCGACACCGTCGTGAACCTCGGCGACCTCCTCGGTCGCGGCTACGCCCCGATCGAGACCCTGCGCCTGGTGGAGCGCCTCGCCGGGGACGTCACCCTCGTCTCCCTCATGGGCAACCACGACCACGCCTGCATCCACGGCATACCGGTGAGCGGCAGCGACGCGAGGAGCGAGACGGCCCACCGCCGCCTGAACGGGTCCCCCCACCTCGACGCCCTCTCCCGCCTCCCTGTCGAGGCGGTGCTCGACGCCACCCTCTTCGTCCACGGCGGCCCCCTCCGCCTCGGCGACGTCCTCACCGAGCAGCCCTTCTGGCAGCGCCTCTCCCGCGTGCCAGGCCCGAGTTTTGCGGGCTACCACTACACGTCGCAGATGGCCTTTGCCGAACTGGAACGCCGCGGCCTCTCCCACCTCTGCTGCGGCCACCAGCACGTCCCCCTCTGCTGCCAGAAAAAGGACGGCCGTATCGTCTCCGTCCCCCTGAGGCCCGAACCCCTCCCCGGCCTGCCCGTCGCGGGGGCCTGCATCGACCTCTCCGTGCCGACCATCACGCGGCTCGGTGCCTGCACCGGAGAGAACCCGGAGTGTGCCGTCACCGACTTCCGCCGCTTCTGGTATCTCAGGCTAGAGTGA
- the larB gene encoding nickel pincer cofactor biosynthesis protein LarB, translating into MTADTILREVLAAYAAGRISLDDTIDRISGLRVEKVGELARIDLGREVRCGIPEAVLAEGKETADLVAIMLRHADAAGRCLATRVSPEQAEAVRTAAEAAGLAFRHEERAQAVVLSKGGQPEKNGGIVAILTAGTADITVAEEARVVAEEMGCEVRTAYDVGAAGVHRLFPALKDLAGAHVYVVAAGREGTLPAVVAGLVDRPVIGVPVSTGYGFMGQGQAALASMLQSCSVLTVVNIDAGFVAGAHAALIASLAGRP; encoded by the coding sequence ATGACTGCGGACACTATCCTGAGAGAGGTGCTTGCCGCGTACGCCGCCGGCAGGATCTCCCTCGACGATACCATTGACAGGATATCGGGGCTGAGGGTCGAGAAGGTGGGGGAACTCGCCAGGATCGACCTCGGGCGGGAGGTGCGGTGCGGCATCCCCGAGGCGGTGCTCGCGGAGGGAAAGGAGACGGCCGACCTGGTGGCGATCATGCTCAGGCATGCCGACGCTGCAGGGCGCTGTCTCGCCACGCGGGTCTCCCCCGAGCAGGCTGAGGCGGTGCGGACCGCGGCTGAGGCGGCCGGCCTCGCGTTCAGGCACGAGGAGCGGGCGCAGGCGGTCGTCCTCTCGAAGGGAGGACAGCCCGAGAAGAACGGCGGGATCGTCGCCATCCTCACCGCGGGGACGGCCGACATCACGGTGGCGGAGGAGGCGCGTGTCGTCGCCGAGGAGATGGGCTGCGAGGTGCGGACAGCCTACGACGTCGGCGCGGCCGGGGTCCACCGCCTCTTCCCGGCCCTGAAGGACCTTGCCGGGGCGCACGTCTATGTCGTCGCCGCGGGGCGGGAGGGGACTCTTCCCGCCGTCGTCGCAGGGCTCGTGGACAGGCCGGTGATCGGCGTCCCTGTCTCGACAGGCTACGGTTTCATGGGCCAGGGTCAGGCGGCACTCGCGAGCATGCTCCAGTCCTGCTCCGTGCTGACCGTCGTGAACATCGACGCGGGCTTCGTGGCCGGGGCGCACGCCGCGCTCATCGCGTCCCTTGCGGGGCGGCCATGA
- a CDS encoding ABC transporter permease: protein MTYLVYVAAFGTAATFFLWLRDARIFYRTALPGYRQAAYRGVLYSALALFGSLMALTNPDLEFLALGAVLLALYLQGRVPREKVWTGGESAATRFFGNVPRR from the coding sequence ATGACCTATCTTGTCTACGTGGCCGCCTTCGGCACTGCGGCGACGTTCTTCCTCTGGCTGCGGGACGCCCGGATCTTTTATCGGACCGCCCTCCCCGGCTACAGGCAGGCGGCGTACAGGGGCGTGCTCTACTCGGCCCTCGCCCTCTTCGGGTCCCTGATGGCCCTGACAAACCCGGACCTCGAGTTCCTCGCTCTCGGCGCGGTCCTCCTCGCCCTGTACCTCCAGGGGCGCGTGCCGCGGGAGAAGGTCTGGACAGGCGGGGAGAGCGCCGCGACGCGCTTTTTCGGGAATGTTCCCCGCAGGTAA